A single Cannabis sativa cultivar Pink pepper isolate KNU-18-1 chromosome 7, ASM2916894v1, whole genome shotgun sequence DNA region contains:
- the LOC115697393 gene encoding uncharacterized protein LOC115697393, translated as MGDSRLASLSMENHHPSTMLSMDSSASSSHEELDLEMNRQIIASHPPDINLPLSVEGSPPQQPWSIDSCDILDVGLSSQVCETETLISIPKVGRKCAKRLDSIWGAWFFFTVYFKPALNEKSKAKTIRDHNGISGFDKSDLNHDIFMVQHDMENMYMWVFKERPENALGKMQLRSYMNGHSRQGERPFPFSVDKGFVRSHRMQRKHYRGLSNPQCVHGIEVVPAPNLTGFSEEEQKRWVELTGRDWNFTIPHDASDFSSWRNLPNTEFELERLPSPIKSTSNSHPKKQLNGSGLNLSTHPSNHSSSDVVDLSPVSKRRKGFFPNGNSDECCLAINPPSNGIPDAEILPNGPHWLNDFSGVMNNVYGPVTGAKTIYEDEESYLIIISLPCVDLQRVKVSWRNTLTHGIIKVSCASTSRMPYIKRHDRVFRLTDPSPEHCPPGEFVREIPLSTRILEDANIEAYYDGPGSVLEIVVPKLRSEPEEHEIRVCFRPHLGGKNDLMFT; from the coding sequence ATGGGAGATTCACGACTTGCTTCTCTTTCAATGGAGAATCATCACCCTTCCACCATGTTGTCCATGGATTCCAGTGCCTCCTCCTCTCACGAAGAATTGGATTTGGAGATGAATCGCCAAATTATAGCCTCTCACCCTCCAGATATCAATCTACCTCTCTCAGTTGAGGGCAGTCCTCCTCAACAACCCTGGAGTATCGACTCTTGCGACATTTTAGATGTTGGGCTCTCTTCACAAGTCTGCGAGACTGAAACTTTGATCAGTATTCCCAAGGTTGGCCGGAAATGTGCCAAGCGATTGGATAGCATTTGGGGTGCTTGGTTCTTCTTTACTGTTTACTTCAAGCCGGCGCTCAATGAAAAGTCCAAGGCCAAAACTATACGAGACCACAATGGAATTTCTGGGTTCGATAAATCTGATCTTAACCATGACATCTTTATGGTCCAGCATGACATGGAAAACATGTATATGTGGGTCTTTAAGGAACGACCTGAGAATGCACTAGGTAAGATGCAGCTGAGAAGTTACATGAATGGTCATTCTCGCCAAGGGGAACGCCCCTTTCCATTTAGTGTTGATAAGGGTTTTGTTCGATCTCACAGGATGCAGCGCAAGCATTATAGGGGTCTATCAAATCCTCAGTGTGTGCACGGGATTGAGGTTGTTCCAGCCCCCAATCTCACTGGTTTCAGTGAGGAAGAGCAGAAACGGTGGGTGGAACTTACTGGTAGGGATTGGAATTTCACAATCCCTCACGATGCAAGTGATTTTAGTTCATGGAGAAACCTTCCAAACACTGAGTTTGAGCTTGAAAGGCTGCCTTCTCCCATAAAGAGCACCTCAAATTCACATCCAAAGAAGCAGCTTAACGGGTCTGGGCTGAATTTGTCAACGCATCCATCCAACCACAGTAGTTCTGATGTGGTAGATCTTTCACCTGTCAGCAAAAGAAGGAAGGGTTTTTTTCCAAACGGAAACAGTGACGAGTGCTGTTTGGCGATTAACCCTCCATCTAATGGTATCCCAGATGCAGAAATTCTCCCAAATGGACCGCACTGGTTGAATGACTTTAGTGGGGTGATGAATAATGTGTATGGGCCTGTTACTGGGGCCAAAACAATTTATGAGGATGAAGAAAgctatttgattattattagcCTGCCTTGTGTTGATCTTCAAAGGGTAAAAGTTTCATGGAGAAATACGCTCACACATGGTATCATCAAGGTGTCCTGTGCGAGTACATCTCGCATGCCGTATATTAAGAGACATGATAGGGTTTTTAGGCTTACAGATCCGTCACCTGAGCACTGCCCACCAGGAGAATTTGTCAGAGAAATACCACTTTCAACCCGAATCCTTGAGGATGCTAACATAGAAGCTTACTACGATGGGCCAGGATCTGTACTTGAGATTGTGGTACCAAAACTTCGATCAGAGCCTGAAGAGCATGAGATACGTGTATGCTTTCGTCCTCACCTTGGAGGCAAAAATGACCTAATGTTTACTTGA